A window of Cellulomonas fimi contains these coding sequences:
- a CDS encoding HAD-IIA family hydrolase, with protein sequence MTREIRSWLSDMDGVLVHEGTALPGAAEFVTALRDGDRPFLVLTNNSIFTPRDLAARLRASGIDVPERAIWTSALATAQFLTDQMPGGSAYTIGEAGLTTALYEAGYTLTSSDPDFVVLGETRTYSFEAITQAIRLIQGGARFIATNPDVTGPSAEGDLPATGAVAAMISAATGRQPYFVGKPNPMMIRSALNRIDAHSETTVMVGDRMDTDVVAGIEAGLRTILVLSGSTRREDVERFPFRPSEIADSVQDLVDRV encoded by the coding sequence GTGACGCGGGAGATCCGCTCCTGGCTGTCCGACATGGACGGCGTCCTCGTGCACGAGGGCACCGCGCTGCCGGGCGCCGCCGAGTTCGTCACCGCGCTGCGCGACGGGGACCGCCCGTTCCTCGTCCTCACGAACAACTCGATCTTCACGCCGCGCGACCTCGCCGCGCGCCTGCGGGCCAGCGGCATCGACGTCCCCGAGCGCGCCATCTGGACGTCCGCGCTCGCGACCGCGCAGTTCCTCACCGACCAGATGCCCGGCGGGTCCGCGTACACGATCGGCGAGGCCGGGCTCACGACCGCGCTGTACGAGGCCGGCTACACGCTCACGTCGTCGGACCCCGACTTCGTCGTCCTCGGGGAGACGCGCACGTACTCGTTCGAGGCGATCACGCAGGCCATCCGGCTCATCCAGGGCGGCGCGCGGTTCATCGCGACCAACCCCGACGTGACCGGCCCGTCCGCCGAGGGCGACCTGCCCGCGACGGGTGCCGTCGCCGCGATGATCTCCGCCGCGACCGGCCGCCAGCCCTACTTCGTCGGCAAGCCCAACCCGATGATGATCCGGTCCGCGCTCAACCGGATCGACGCGCACTCCGAGACGACCGTCATGGTCGGCGACCGGATGGACACCGACGTCGTCGCCGGGATCGAGGCGGGACTGCGGACCATCCTCGTGCTGTCCGGGTCCACCCGGCGGGAAGACGTCGAGCGCTTCCCGTTCCGCCCGAGCGAGATCGCGGACTCCGTCCAGGACCTCGTCGACCGCGTCTGA
- a CDS encoding LacI family DNA-binding transcriptional regulator: protein MRSTVKDVALRAGVSPKTVSNVINGTAFVRPETRARVEAALAELDYVPNLGARGLRNGRYGLIALALPDLSTAYSAEVAHHFVEEGHARGWSVQIEETAAEPQRERALLSRARSHLVDGLVLNPVSLADSVVDEHVARGPLPPTVLIGEVEQDRTDQVGVDSVAGARDMTEHLLATGFRRIAVVGAPGHAETAAARQRTEGYRRALADAGVAHDPALELSTARWTADEARDAVRAFLDEHATPEAFFCFTDSMALAVVHVLWERGLRVPDDVAVAGFDDVEPSRYAVPPLTTVSFDLRAFAATALDLLRDRIDDPHRAPRRLTVPHRVVVRASTTRSATTR from the coding sequence ATGCGGTCCACCGTGAAGGACGTCGCGCTGCGCGCGGGCGTGTCCCCGAAGACGGTGTCGAACGTCATCAACGGCACCGCGTTCGTCCGGCCGGAGACGCGGGCCCGCGTCGAGGCGGCGCTCGCGGAGCTCGACTACGTGCCCAACCTCGGCGCGCGCGGCCTGCGCAACGGCCGGTACGGGCTCATCGCGCTCGCGCTCCCCGACCTGTCGACCGCGTACTCGGCGGAGGTCGCGCACCACTTCGTCGAGGAGGGCCACGCGCGCGGCTGGAGCGTGCAGATCGAGGAGACGGCCGCCGAGCCGCAACGCGAGCGTGCGCTGTTGTCGCGGGCCCGCTCGCACCTCGTCGACGGGCTCGTGCTCAACCCGGTCTCGCTCGCGGACTCGGTCGTCGACGAGCACGTGGCCCGCGGACCGCTGCCGCCCACCGTGCTGATCGGCGAGGTCGAGCAGGACCGGACCGACCAGGTGGGTGTCGACTCCGTCGCGGGTGCCCGGGACATGACGGAGCACCTGCTCGCGACCGGCTTCCGGCGCATCGCCGTCGTGGGGGCTCCCGGGCACGCGGAGACCGCCGCGGCGCGGCAGCGGACCGAGGGGTACCGGCGCGCGCTCGCGGACGCGGGCGTCGCGCACGACCCCGCGCTCGAGCTGTCGACGGCGCGGTGGACGGCCGACGAGGCGCGCGACGCCGTGCGGGCGTTCCTCGACGAGCACGCGACGCCCGAGGCCTTCTTCTGCTTCACGGACTCCATGGCCCTCGCGGTCGTCCACGTCCTGTGGGAGCGCGGGCTGCGGGTGCCCGACGACGTGGCCGTCGCGGGCTTCGACGACGTCGAGCCGAGCCGGTACGCGGTGCCGCCGCTGACGACCGTGTCGTTCGACCTGCGGGCGTTCGCCGCGACGGCCCTGGACCTGCTGCGCGACCGCATCGACGATCCCCACCGCGCACCCCGCCGCCTCACCGTCCCGCACCGCGTGGTCGTCCGCGCGAGCACGACGCGCTCCGCGACCACGCGCTGA
- a CDS encoding VTT domain-containing protein, with protein MLTTTLGAALHAAGPVATLGPDFLDPDHMISSFGTAVVIGIVAVIFIETGLLFPILPGDSLLFTAGALVAQDTFPVHINIWALCGLLFLAAFLGDQTAFFIGRRLGPRVFNKPDSRFFKKSYIDQTYAYFDKYGGRTIIVARFVPIVRTYAPVAAGVGNMRYRTFVSYNAVGALLWGVGVTMLGYLLGNIPFVRENIEPLLVLIVLFSVIPIGVEMWRARRERAKAPLDADGRDTRYDEQSEREAVERKAFGE; from the coding sequence ATGCTGACGACGACCCTCGGGGCCGCCCTGCACGCCGCCGGCCCCGTCGCCACGCTCGGGCCGGACTTCCTCGACCCGGACCACATGATCTCCTCGTTCGGGACCGCGGTCGTCATCGGCATCGTCGCCGTCATCTTCATCGAGACCGGCCTGCTGTTCCCCATCCTGCCCGGGGACTCGCTGCTGTTCACGGCGGGCGCGCTCGTCGCGCAGGACACGTTCCCCGTGCACATCAACATCTGGGCGCTGTGCGGGCTGCTGTTCCTCGCCGCGTTCCTGGGCGACCAGACCGCGTTCTTCATCGGACGACGGCTCGGCCCGCGCGTCTTCAACAAGCCCGACTCGCGCTTCTTCAAGAAGTCGTACATCGACCAGACGTACGCGTACTTCGACAAGTACGGCGGCCGCACGATCATCGTGGCGCGCTTCGTGCCGATCGTCCGGACGTACGCCCCCGTCGCCGCGGGCGTCGGCAACATGCGCTACCGCACCTTCGTCTCCTACAACGCCGTCGGGGCGCTGCTGTGGGGCGTCGGCGTGACGATGCTCGGCTACCTGCTCGGCAACATCCCCTTCGTGCGCGAGAACATCGAGCCGCTGCTCGTCCTCATCGTGCTCTTCTCCGTCATCCCGATCGGCGTCGAGATGTGGCGCGCGCGCCGCGAGCGGGCCAAGGCGCCCCTCGACGCGGACGGCCGCGACACCCGCTACGACGAGCAGTCCGAGCGCGAGGCGGTCGAGCGCAAGGCGTTCGGCGAGTGA